The Bacteroidota bacterium DNA window GCTTCGACCTATGTATTACGACCATCCGGAAAAAGAAAACGCCTATACTTTCAAAGGACAATATATGTTTGGTGACGATATCCTGGTTTCACCTGTGACAAGAGCCATGAATAAATATGCTGACGGACGTGACAGCCTTTATACACTAAAAAGTACATGGCTTCCGGCCGGCAACTGGGTTGAATGGTTTTCCGGAACAATTTTACCCGGCGACCAGATCATAACCGGCACTTTTCTTCTGGATGACATACCTCTCTATGTAAAACAAGGTGCCATTATCCCCATGCAACCTGAAATGGAACGTATTGGCGAAAAACCTGTCAATCCTCTTATTCTCAACGTCTTTCCAGGCACTTCAGGAAAAACGACTATTTACGACGATGCAGGAAATGACCAGAATTACACGAAAGGAGAATATACTCTGACAGATATCTCATTTACGAAAAATGGTCATACACTAATTATAAAGATTTCCCCTGTGAAGGGCAGCTTCAGCGGTATGATTACTGAACGGGCTTATGAAATCCGGCTTCCTGTTTGCTACCCGCCTTTGTCGGTCAAGGTAAATGGCTCCGACACCCGCTTCTCATCTGAAAAAATGCCAGGATCTTGGATATATGACGGCAATAACCTGACGACAATTGTCTATACCGAAAGATACAGCATCCACGATGAAGTTATTATTGAAATTGTACTGCCCGAAATGGACATTGCCTTACTTTCAGGAAAGGCCGCCACAATCAACAGAATGTTGCATGTAGTCAAACTCATCAACAACCTGCAATGGGAATATAATCATATCTATCTTCTTGAAGATGTGGTTGATATAGCTCAAACAGGGAATAAACTCTCAATGAATCCGGATCCGGCATACGTTGCTCAGCAAATCACCGGCATGGAAAAATCAATTAAGGAGTTCCTCAGCATTCTTGAACAAATAAACAATCCCAAATATATCCCAGTTTATGACCTGTTGAAGACAATGATCATTGATCATTGATCATTGTTTATTTGTACTGCTCAAGAAGCCACTTATACAACTCCGGGTTATTATAGGTGTCGGTCCAGGCATCATGTCCTGCATCAGGATAAATGGTAAATCTGACCTGACCTCCCTCCTTTTTCAGTGCGTTGACCATCACTTCTGATTTGATAACGGGAACCACATCATCCCGGGCCCCATGAAAGACCCAGACAGGGACCTTTTTAAGGTGAACTGTTTTAGATGGATTTCCGTAACCGCAAACAGGGGCAATGGCAGCAAAATAATCAGGATGTTTGCAGGCCAGTTCCCATGTGCCATGCCCGCCCATGCTAATGCCTGTCACATAAATCCGGCCTTTATTAACATGATAGGTCTTCATTGCATACCTAATCAATTTAATGAGGCTGCGTGACGACCAGATATGATCTTCGGCACACTGCGGCGACAGGATGATGAAGGGAAATTGCTGGCCATTTTCAACCAGCATAGGAGGACCATGTTTTTTTACCAGATCGAGGTTGGTTCCTCTCTCCCCGGCTCCATGAAGAAAAAGCATAAGAGGCCACGACTGGTTTGATTTTTCATAATCAACAGGAAGATAAAGCAAATAATGCACCCTGGTTTTATTAAAAAAACCATAGCTGAAAAGATGAGGGGACTGCTGTCCAATGGCATCCATGCAAATAAAGCTTAAAATAGCAATACCGAAGATCAGTTTAAATATTGTGTGTGTCAGAATATTCATACCACTGTTGGAGGTTTATTCACTTCACAAATTTAATTGATCTCTCACTCACCTCTCCCCCCCTCTCCCACAATTTTTAATTTTTGATTTTTGATTTTTAATTTTGAGCCTCCTACCATACCCTGCATGCCATTCCCTTCAAATAACGGCTTTCCGGGAAATTCAGAGCGACAGGATGATCAGCTGCCTGGCCCAAGTACCTGATAATCTGTACATCCCGCCGGGCATCAACGGCAGCATCGGCAACGATTTTCTGGAACAGCGATTCTTCCAGAAGTCCTGAGCAGGAAAACGTAAAAAGGATACCACCAGGTTTCAACAATTTCATTCCCAATAGGTTTATATCCTTATATCCCCGTGTTCCGCTCATCATTTGTTTTACAGAAGTCACAAATTTCGGCGGGTCAAGCACAACGATATCAAATTGGCGCGCCTGGTCACGCAATGACCTGAGAACATAAAAAGCATCCCCGGTAATGTTTTCCATTGCATCGATGTCGAATCTGTTAAATTCCGCATTTTTACGAGCCAAATCCAGACACTCTTCCGAGGTGTCGATATTGGTGACATGAGTAGCACCGGATTTTAGCGCTCTTAAGGCAAAGCCACCTGTGTAGGAAAAACAATTCAAAATGTCCTTTTTCTCAGCATATTCTGTGATGAAGGCACGGTTGTCTCTCTGGTCAAGATAAAAGCCGGTTTTGTGGCCATTTATGATATCGACCTTGTATTTCACGCTATCCTCATGTATGTCAAGAAGCTTTGGAGGCATTTTGCCCGACAGAACGCCTTTGACAGATTCCAGGCCTTCTTTTAACCGGACATCGGCATCCGACCTCTCATAAATTCCTAGCACAGGAAATAATTCCTCCAATTGCCGCACGATCTCCCCTTTCCAATATTCCGCTCCTGCCGACAGAAACTGGCATACCAGGTAATCGGCATATTTATCCACGATCAATCCGGGCAACCCGTCAGCTTCAGAGCTGACCATGCGGTATGCTGATGTTCTGACGCATATATATAGTTCTTCACGGGCTTTCTTTGCTCTCTCAAATCGTTTACGAAAGAACAACCCTGATATGTCTTCACCCTTTTCAAATGACCACATCCTGATGCGTATCTGCGATTGTGGTGAATATGCGCCACGACCCAGCCAGCGTCCATCAGAAGAGATGACATCAACGGTTTCCCCTGAAGAGGGCTCACCTTCAACGGATTTTATCGCTCCCGAAAAAATCCAGGGATGAAAGCGTAACAACATGGCTTCACGACCTGGTTTCAGAATAATTTTTGACATAGCGAATGTGAATATTGATTAATTAATTAACCTGAGCCATCATTACTGTTGCATGCCATGTCAGTACGCAAAGTCACGCTGCTTTTTAGCTTCAAAAATGATTATGGCAGCGGCTGTGGAGACATTCAGCGAATCGATCCGTCCAAGCATGGGTATCTTGATCCTAGCATCAGCATGTGAAGTCCAGAAACCGGTGAGTCCTGTTGATTCTGTTCCCATCACAATGGCACATGGCACCCTGTAATCAGCCTTGTGATAAAATTCCGATGCTTCCAGTGTCGTCGCATACACACGGATATTCCTGGTATTCAGCCAATGCAATGTTTCTGAAGAGTTTGATATGGCAACCTGGATGGTAAAAAGGCAACCAATGCTTGAGCGAACGACATTCGGATTGTAAATATCTGTCTGCGGGTCGCAGATAATGACAGCATCTATTGCTGCAGCATCGGCTGAACGCAATATAGCACCCATGTTGCCGGGCTTCTCGACTTTCTCCAGAACTACAACAAGGGGCTTCTCCGAAAGTTTAAGGGAGCCGAGCGTCAAACTCCTTTGCCGGGCTATGGCCATAATACCCCCACTATCTTCCCTGTAGGCTATCTTTTCAAAGACATTCCTCTCAACTCCGACTATTACGGGTATATGATCAATGGAATACTGAATCTTCGGTAAATGAATATCACCGAGTATCTCAGGACAATAAAAAACAGTTTCCATCAAATAACCTCCGGCCACAGCCAGCTGAACTTCTTTAAGCCCCTCAATGACAAATAGTCCGGTTTTCTTTCTTGTACTGCTTTTTTGCAGGGCAACAAGATTTTTTATATGTGGATTTTTTATACTGGAAATCCGCATAATCATATTGTTTTATCAAAACATATTTTCTCCATTCAAAAATACGTCATTTTACTTACTTTTACAGTAAATATTATGCCTGATAGTCTATCCCTGATGTATAAACTTTTAACACCACCTGTCTGGAAAGAATATGAGCTCATCGATGCCGGTCAATTCGAAAAGCTCGAACGATTTGGTAAGTACATTCTTTACCGTCCTGAGCCCCAGGCCGTATGGGATAAAAAACTTTCTGAACAGGAGTGGGACAAGTTATGGACAGCCAAGTACACACGAACTAAGGGAATCGGGGATTCAAGTACCGGACATGAACGGGGGAGATGGGAAATGCGGCCCGGCATGCCGGAACACTGGTTCATCCAGTATGAATATGAAGCCATGGTGCTCAGTATCCGTCTGGCTTTGACAGCCTTTGGGCATATTGGCATATTCCCTGAACAGGCTATCAACTGGTCATATATTTATGATTTTTTAATGGCCAAAAAAACTCCGGAGTGCCACATTCTCAATCTATTCGCTTATACCGGTGTCGCCTCTCTTGTGTCAAAATACGCAGGCGCCGATATTGTTCATGTTGATTCGGTGAAACAGACAGTTAACTGGTCGAATGTCAATATGCAGGCCAGTCATCTCAAAGATATTCGGTGGGTGGTTGAAGATGTTCTGAAATTCATCAGGAGAGAGGTCATACGAGGCCATAAATATCATGGTATCATTATGGACCCTCCTTCTTACGGAAGAGGACCAATAGGTGAAAAGTGGGTTTTTGAAGAGGGAATAAATGAACTTGTGACCCTGTCGGGGCAGCTGCTCTATGAAATGAACAGTTTTTTTATATTGAATTTTTATTCAATGGGTTTATCTGCCCTGGTCATCGAAAATCTTATTAAAGAAAA harbors:
- a CDS encoding prolyl oligopeptidase family serine peptidase, which translates into the protein MNILTHTIFKLIFGIAILSFICMDAIGQQSPHLFSYGFFNKTRVHYLLYLPVDYEKSNQSWPLMLFLHGAGERGTNLDLVKKHGPPMLVENGQQFPFIILSPQCAEDHIWSSRSLIKLIRYAMKTYHVNKGRIYVTGISMGGHGTWELACKHPDYFAAIAPVCGYGNPSKTVHLKKVPVWVFHGARDDVVPVIKSEVMVNALKKEGGQVRFTIYPDAGHDAWTDTYNNPELYKWLLEQYK
- a CDS encoding class I SAM-dependent methyltransferase, with the protein product MSKIILKPGREAMLLRFHPWIFSGAIKSVEGEPSSGETVDVISSDGRWLGRGAYSPQSQIRIRMWSFEKGEDISGLFFRKRFERAKKAREELYICVRTSAYRMVSSEADGLPGLIVDKYADYLVCQFLSAGAEYWKGEIVRQLEELFPVLGIYERSDADVRLKEGLESVKGVLSGKMPPKLLDIHEDSVKYKVDIINGHKTGFYLDQRDNRAFITEYAEKKDILNCFSYTGGFALRALKSGATHVTNIDTSEECLDLARKNAEFNRFDIDAMENITGDAFYVLRSLRDQARQFDIVVLDPPKFVTSVKQMMSGTRGYKDINLLGMKLLKPGGILFTFSCSGLLEESLFQKIVADAAVDARRDVQIIRYLGQAADHPVALNFPESRYLKGMACRVW
- a CDS encoding RNA methyltransferase; the protein is MMRISSIKNPHIKNLVALQKSSTRKKTGLFVIEGLKEVQLAVAGGYLMETVFYCPEILGDIHLPKIQYSIDHIPVIVGVERNVFEKIAYREDSGGIMAIARQRSLTLGSLKLSEKPLVVVLEKVEKPGNMGAILRSADAAAIDAVIICDPQTDIYNPNVVRSSIGCLFTIQVAISNSSETLHWLNTRNIRVYATTLEASEFYHKADYRVPCAIVMGTESTGLTGFWTSHADARIKIPMLGRIDSLNVSTAAAIIIFEAKKQRDFAY
- a CDS encoding class I SAM-dependent methyltransferase, with translation MPDSLSLMYKLLTPPVWKEYELIDAGQFEKLERFGKYILYRPEPQAVWDKKLSEQEWDKLWTAKYTRTKGIGDSSTGHERGRWEMRPGMPEHWFIQYEYEAMVLSIRLALTAFGHIGIFPEQAINWSYIYDFLMAKKTPECHILNLFAYTGVASLVSKYAGADIVHVDSVKQTVNWSNVNMQASHLKDIRWVVEDVLKFIRREVIRGHKYHGIIMDPPSYGRGPIGEKWVFEEGINELVTLSGQLLYEMNSFFILNFYSMGLSALVIENLIKEKFAFPNPELGEFYISSKTGCKLPLGTFLRFAR